In the Gracilimonas sp. genome, AAAAACAAACTTATTTGAGCTTTACGACTTATATGAAATTCTGGAGCTAAAAGAGATCCCAAAAAACATACATCAGGTTTCGGTTATTCCGGACAATTACCTTTACCGAATACCCCTTGAAGTACTGCCAACAGAAAGGCCCGATTCACCTGTTAGTTTTGGAAGCAGCCATTATTTAATTGAAGACTATCACTTCCGGTATTTTACTTCTCTCAAAGAGTTTGATCGTAATCGGCGGTCTTTTACTACCTCAACAGAGAGTGACTTTACTGGCTTTGCAATCTCTGATTTCCAGAATTTCAGTGGCACAAATTTACCTTCCCTGCCCTATGCTACAGTAGAAACAAATAATATCTCCTCTGCTCTCTCTTCCTTTAAGAATAAGAAAGTATTTACAGGTGATGCAGCCACAAAAAACATTTTTAAACAGAAAGTTGGTACTTCCCGGCTTGTTCATGTGGCTACGCATAGTGAAGTTTCAGAACAAGATCCTTTATTCTCGACTATTTATCTGAAAAACTCTACTGACTCGGATACATTACAGTCAGATCAGGCTCTTTATGCCTATGAACTATTCGATACTCCATTGAATAGTGAATTTATCATGCTAAACTCTTGCAGCTCTGGATCGGGTAACTATATACAAGGTAGTGGAATAATGGGAATAAGCCGAGCCCTCAGATATGCCGGTGCCAAAAGCCTGGCTTTAAATTTATGGTCAGTTAATGATAAAGTAGCTTCAGAATTTGCAACCGACTTTTATGATTATCTGAATAAAGGTGAAACCAAAAGTGAGGCCATTAGAAATGCAAAGCTTAATCAATTAAAGAGAGCTAATGCCAATCCTCATTTTTGGGGAGCTTACATGATGATTGGCAACCCCTCACCTGTAACTGGAAAATCTGCAAATACCGCATTAATGTTTTCACTTTTAGCCATGACAATGTTGTTGACTGGATTTATTACTTATAGAAAAGAGAAAGAGTAAAAGCCGTCCTGTACTATTTGCTTCAAGGTTCAACTTTAGAGAGATGAGTAACAAAAAAAGACGCTTATCTTAATTAAAAGAAAGCGTCTTAAATAACATATTATTTAGTCTAAATTTCTATCTGCTTACCTTACATTTTCCAGGGCATCAACATAAGTCTTGGCGACACGGCTGTAAGCTCCATTAAGCTCATAAGCGTTTTTAAACGCTTGTTCTGCTTCTTCAAGCCGGTCTAGTTGGAAATAAGTATTACCTAAAAACCAATATCCTTTCTCCAGCGTAAGCACATCAATATTTTCCTGTGCTGTTACAATTTCGAAATTTTCAATGGAGGATATATAATTACCGGTGTTGTATTGGATTGAACCCAGACTCAATGCAATTTCAGCTTTCAACTGCGGGTCTGTAGTCTCTTCCAATTCTGCCTCAAGTAAAGAAATTGCTTCCTGAACTTCACCATCTGTAGCCATACGTATAGCTCTTCGAATTATATCACTTGTAACAGTGGCCGAAACACCTTCAGCATCACGCACAACATCTAAACCTATTTGAGCTATTGGACTTACCGAAAAATCACCATTGGTATTTAAATTCAAAACACCAATCACCGACGCTATCAAAATTACTGCGGCAGCAGCCGAATATTGAGCAACTTTTCGGAAAGAATATACTTTTGAGGAAGGTTTTGCTGACTGCTTACGATCAATGACTGCTTTTAAATTAGCAACACTCTTCATGTAGTCCATGTAATATTCATCCTGAATAAGCTCGGCCCACAATTCGTCAGTTTGCTCAGCATCAAGCCTGCCGTTCACATACAGATCAATTTTCCTCTCCAATTCTTTATTAATCTTACTTTCTATCATTTTCGTTGTTATAATAGTTATGATTACTAACTGTGGTAATTAAACGTTCAACATAAACCGCTTGGCGTTGCTGCTCCTGTACCTCACGCGTATGTAGCTTGCCGTCTTTGCACTACCCATATCAAATTATCTTCTGACAAGAGTAAGCACATTCTTTTTTGTTACACTTTTTTTTCAATTTTTTTGAAATAACTATTTTGCACTTTATTTCTTTTACTAAAAGAGAATTTCAAGCAATAATGTTACAGTATTTCCCTTTACCAATAAGAATATTAAACGATTTTAATCCTCGGAACTTTATGCCCTCTGTCTTTAGCCTTAAGTACTTGCCAGTACTCGTAATTATATTTGCTTCCTGTAATCAAAATAACACTACCATAAAAGGTAGCATTGACTATGTTGGAGATACTCATATTGTTCTGCAGCAACAGCCTGTCCACTACAAGTATTCTCCGATCCAAAGAGACACCTTGAACGTAACAGACCAGGGTGAATTTTCTTTTACCACTTCCCTGGGTTCTCAACAGATTCGAACTTTGCAAATCAATGATGAAAGTTATCCTCTGGTTTTGGAACCAAAAGTAAATTTAGATCTGGTAATAAACCGGGCTGATTTCCCACAGGGAGTGAAGGTTGAGGGATATTTAGAAAACTGGGATACACGATATAACAACTATTTGTCCGAAACGGAAGAAATTGAGTCTCAAATTCCAATCGAAGAGGAAAAAATTAAAGTTGGTCAAGAGAATAACCTGCTGGAACTCAGTAAAAGGAAATATAAAATTGCTGAGAATTATCTAAAAAGCACCCCTTTGCGTGATTATTACTTAAAAGCCATCGGCGAATACCTGGTTTTTAAAATAAGAGCTATTGAATATAATCAACGGTTTTATGAGGGTTTTAATGCCGATTCAGCCCGAAAAGAAGTTTTCAATGAGGCATATTCTCTTAACTTTTTCACACTTAAATCTCTGAAGGCTCAACGTGCCGGGATCCGTGACTTTGCGCATTATTATGCCCGTACATTTGGAATCTATGACAGTGTTAAAAAAGAGTATGGACAAGATTTATCTGAATACGACATAAAAAGATTAGCGTATGAAGAGCTTAATGAAAAAAGGCTGGAAGTGCTAAGTCATATAGAAAACCGGGATGCTCTGGCACACGCAAAGATGTATCTGGTTGCCGAGCGTATCGGAGAGCAGGACCTGGAAACAGCTACTCCAAGTTACGAAGCATATTTAGAGGAGTTTTCAGACTATCCAGAGTACACAAATTTCCTTGGCTATTTCTACAGAGAAATTAAATCCGTTTCTCCGGGTCAGCCGGCTGTTCCTTTTTCCCTGCCAGATATTGATGGGGATATCCATACCATGAAAGATTACAGAGGTAAATTTGTACTTCTCGACTTTTGGGCGGGATGGTGCCAGCCATGCCTGGAAGAATTTTCATATATGAAAGATATCTATAGCAATTATTCCCGTGATGAGCTGGAAATCATCGGAATTTCTAATGAAGTAGATAGCCTGGTTTGGGTTCAGGATATTCAACGATTCGAACTACCCTGGATTCAACTCTATGGAGGTAACGGGTTCAACGAAGAAACATTTAAAGCCTACAAAGGTGGAGGCATTCCTTTTTATGTTTTGGTTGACCCAGATGGAAGAATTTCAAGGTATAACGATGTTCGTCCTTCTTTTAATTTCACTTCTGTGTTAGACAGCTTACTTTCAGACTACAATAAACAACTCAATTAATGAACCGAATCTTAATCATCCTATTCATTCTGATTTCCGTTGCGGGTTGTCAGAAAAAAGAACAACCCTCTGAAGAAATTATCGAATCAAAAAAGCTGGGGCAGATGCTTATTGTTGGTTTCAGAGGCACCGAGGTCTCCCCGGATCATCCTGTCATCAAAAATCTGAAAGAATTAAATGTAGGCGGAGTGATCTTATATGATTATGATCATACCCTGAAAACCTTTGACCGAAACATCGAATCCCAAGACCAGCTGCTTAAACTTTCCAGTGACCTGATTTCTAATGCATCAACCCCTCCTATTATTGCAGTTCATCAGGATGGCGGACCTCAAGCTCCACTTAGCAAATTGTACAATGATTCAGGGAAATTCTCTGAAGGTTTCCTGCAAGATTCAGCATCTACTGTTTCATACTACAGAAAATTTGCTCAGGAATTTATGGTTCTTGGGCTTAATACTAACTTTAATCCTCGTTTGGATTTACAAACCCCGACTAATCAGGCTCCAACTCCGGGCATTATTTCATCTGATCCACAATTGGCAATTGAACAGGCCAATTATATTCTTGATGAATTTGATAAGGAGAGAATGTTTAGCGTCCCCAAATATTTTCCAGGCTACAGCAGTGACTATCAGCCCACAGATTCTGCAGATGATATTACAGGTGTTTGGTCAGAGGATTTCCTGACACCCTACCGTTCACTTCTCGCATCAGAACGGGATATTTGGGGTATTATGACTGCACACAGCTTCAACGCCAATATTGATACGACCTGGCCAGGCACAATGTCTGAAAAAACAATTTCCGGATTACTACGCGACTCTCTGGGTTTTGATGGTGTGGTTATTTCCGATGATCTCCAAAAACCCATCATTACCAGTAAATATGATCTCGAGACCGCTATTCAGCAATCTATTAATGCCGGGGTAGATATCCTGGTTCTGGGCAATAATCACACTTATGATGAAAACATTGCTGAACGTGCTATCTCAATCATACAGAAGCTACTACGCGAAGGCGAAATAGAAAAAGAAAGGGTGCAAGAATCCCTGGCTCGCATCGATTCGCTCAAAACAAATGTAATTGCTGACCTTTGCACTTGCTTTAATTTTTAGAATGAATAAATCAGACATCCTTTCCAGAACAGAAGACTATGTGCGCCAAAAACTGGAAGGCGAAGGCACGGGGCACGACTGGTGGCACATTCACAGAGTCAGAAGCACAGCTATTCAACTTGGGAAAAAAGAAGATGCTGACCCTTTTATTGTTGAGCTAGCCGCTTTGCTGCACGACATAGCAGATCATAAATTTCATAATGGTAACGAAGAGATAGGTCCTGAAACCGCCCGAAAATGGCTTCGGCAGTTAGAGGTAAAGGATTCCGCCATCCTCCATATTTGCGATATCATCCGGGATATTTCCTATAAAGGATCTGAAGTAGAAACCCCCATGAAAACAATTGAGGGCAAAGTAGTTCAGGATGCTGACCGGCTGGATGCCTTAGGTGCAATCGGTATTGCCCGTGCCTTTGCTTATGGCGGACACAAAGGCCGCGAACTTTATAATCCGGAAATAGCCCCGGAAAGTCATGCCTCATTTGAAGAATACAAAAAAAGTACAGGCCCCACTATCAATCATTTTTATGAAAAACTATTTCTACTCAAAGACCGGATGAACACCGAGGCCGGAAGAAAAGAAGCAGAAAAACGGCATCAGTTCATGAAAGAATTCATTAACCAGTTCTTATCTGAATGGGATGGAAGTTTTGAATGATGAATGTTGAATTAACGTAACCCAACATTCATCATTTTACATTTCTAATCTCCAATGTATGCTTCTCCTTCAGTAATCCATTCTGGTTCACCTACCCCCTTCAGATAGTAATCGAAGTATTCTTTCATTCGAATCGCATAATCCAGTTTATTTGAGAATTTTTGGGGGTGATGCGGTTCATCGTGATACTGTAGAAACACCACGTCTTTATTGAAACGCCGCATCGCCAGGTACATCTCTATACTTTGATACCAGGGAACCGCTCCGTCAGCATCACCATGCATAATCAGCATTGGCGTAGTAATTTTGTCGGCAAAGAAGACCGGTGAGTTCTCAATGTATTTTTCGGGAGCATCTACCAGGCTCTGTCCTATACGGCTTTGAGTTCGCTCATACTGAAACTGCCGGGCAAGGCCAGATCCCCATCGAATTCCACTATATGCACTGGTCATATTACTTACAGGAGCACCCGAAACAGCGGCATCAAAAATATCCGTTTGTGTTACCATAAATGCTGTTTGGTAACCACTCCAAGAGTGTCCGTGCAGCCCCAGTTTATCTTCATCAGCGATACCCATCTCAATCAGTTTCTGAATACCGGGAACCAAACTTTTGGTAGCAGCAAATCCGGGACGGCCAATTTCAAAGCGAATATCCGGAAGAAAAACCACGTATTCGTCACTGACATATTGGGCAAAAACCGGCCGGTGATTGGTCTTTGGTTCATTAAAATCATGCAGCCGATCCGTAAAAAATCGATAGTAATACGTCATAATTGGATAGCGCTTATTCGGATCATAGTTATCCGGTTTGATAACTATTCCTTGAATAAACTTTCCATCCAGACTCAACCAATCAATCAATTCAGCTTTGCCCCAATTCCATTTTTTGTGTAAGTCTTCATGTAGATTAGTGAGCTTATTCGTTCGCTTAAACTGCCAGTTATTAGACACCCAAATATTTGGAAATTCATCGTAAGCTTCACGCTTGTACAAAACGGTATTTGCTTCTTCCGCTTTTTCAACGAAAGTAAATTTCTTGTCTTCTTCCAATAACCTGCTTACTCCAGAACGATTCGCTTTTGCTGAATAGAACCCAAAGTTTTTATTCAAATGGTGATAGGATGTCAACAACAACTCTTCATTATCAGCATATGGTTCTCCCCAATCTTTATTCATTCTTTCGATACGGAATATTCGCTTGGCTTCCCGGCCGGCTCCATCCGTAATATTTGTCGGATCGCTGAAATCGGTTGGAAACCTCCAGATGTCATATTTGTCGTAAATCATAACAGCACGATCACCTTCGATCCACCCAGCCACGCCGTAATCAGGCACACGCGATGGATAATCATGATCTTCGTTGTAGAAAGGTACATCCAGATTCGAAGTAATATTTCTGGATGTGCCGGTTTCAATATTCCAGAGATACCAGTTTTTATTCTCATAAAAAGCCGCAAATTTGCCTGCCGGAGAAAGGTTCACCCCTTCTGATAACTTCTTCCCGATAAGTGTTCGCTCTCCCGTTTCTAAATCAACATAATACCAGTCATTAAAAAAACCTTCCCACGTCATTTCCTTCATATATGGAACCTGCGAACTTCCCAGCACTACATTCGGGTTATTGGCAATATTGATCTCTGGCATTTCATGGTCAGCCAGCTGCACCCACTCTTCTTTATCAAGATGATACACCGCCATATACAAATGGTTTTTTGTGGAATTCCAGGAAACTTTTTCATGCGTTTTGATTCGGGGGTCGTCTCCGTGCCAGATATCCAGTCCTCGACCTTCTACGATATCATTCACGTCGTAGATATCTACTTCATCGTTTTTGGCATCATCTTTCCTGGTATCCAGCGCCGCCATTTCAGCATCCATGAACCCAAAAAACAGGCGATCTCCGTCATGGGTAAAAGTCAGGCTATTATTCGAGCGGAGGGCAAAACCTTCGTTGCCTTCATCAGCCCTAAGAATCGTTGAAACGTTCGCTGATTCTGCATTCCAAATGTGTATAGAAGCGTTACTCTCTACGAAAGAAGTATCATACGTCGCTTTGGTGAAAGCCAGCTTTTGCAGATCATGGTCCCAGGTCAGGTTCGAATAATATCCACTTTTCGAGACATCCACGGGTTTAGATTCCCGATCGTTCAAGTCAAAAACATACAACCCATTTTCCTGATCAGATGTGTCTACAATGGAGTAGGCCAGATAATTAGAAAGACTATCAAATGCCATTTCGTGAACGAATGCAAGAGAAAACTCTATTCCAGATTCTACGTTTCTCAATGTGACTTCTGAACCCAGTTTTTTATTCTTTGATTTAAGGTCTTCTACCTCTTTGGACTGATAACGTTGAATAGCCAGCCAGCTTCCATCCTCAGAGAAAGTAAACGACTGAACACTATCAAATTCTGTGATTGAACCATCGTTCGTCGAAAGCAAAGATAATCCTTGTCGTGGTTTATTCTTTTTGGCTTTCAGTTCTTCTGCTAGTGGTACTTTTCGGAAAGCAGCTACCCAGCTACCGTTTGGTGTAATTTTAGGCGAAGCTCCCAAAGTAATGGAATACGTATTCCGGCCATTGGTACTTTTTACATCCACCCGGCCATCGCCCCGGTCGGGCCACACTTCATATGCCACCCAGTTTCCGTTGCCTGATAGTTCAATAGAGCCGATATCTTCAAACTTCATTACATCTTCGAAACTCAAAACACCCTGAGCCGTAGCCAATGATGGAAAAACAAGTGCAGCGATTACAAAAAGAAATAAACGATTTTTCAGTGAATACATGATTCTATACTTTGTTGAGAATGATGACTCAAATAAAATAGATTCAGGCATCAGATGAAATCCTGAATCAATTTGTTTAGGAATCTTTTACCTCACTTAAATTATTTGCTATGAAAAACTCAGATTACACCTATAATTACCTTGTCAATGCTTTTGCTGGTGCAAAAGAAACAGCCGAAGAGTTGGTACATGATGTAGATGATCAGGTATTTCTTCGCAAACCTGCTGAAGATAAATGGTGTATGGGAGAGATTTTGAGCCATCTTATACAAGCCGGAAACGAGTATTTACCTCAAATAAAAAAAGGATTGAATAAACCTCACGAAAATTTGGCAGCGGGTGGCGAACCTTTTACTCCCAACTTCCTTTTTCGGTGGTTTATTTATTTTGTGAGCCCGGAATACCAGCGACCTGTTCCAACTGTCAAACCTTTTGAACCCATAAATGCAGTTGATATTAATCGACAAAAAATACTAGCAGATTTTCTAAAACTTCAGGATGAGTTTATACATATTCTCAAACAAGCCAAGCTTGAGCAACTTGATTTAGACCGTATTAAAACCAGGAATCCCATCATCAAATTTGTTCCTATGTCTTTAACGGCCTGTTTCGCTATTCAGGAAGCTCATCAAAGGCGCCATTTTGAACAAATGAAAGAATTGAAAAAAAGGTTTGGTAGTGTCTAGCGTCATTTCTGTGCACGCAGGAATCTGATTCACTTATCTATTTCTTAGCTTTATACAAACAGGCGTCAGACATTCGCCGCAGATGTCATAATACATTTAATAAGTTACTCATCGATCACGTTTTCGCTCCCGCTCCGGATATTCATCATAAGGAAATAAAAATAATCCATACGGCTCGTGACCCTGCTTCCCCACACTCTGATGGTGACGCTGGTGAGCTCTTCTGATTAGTTTCATGATTGTATTGTCACTGCTGAAGGGTACAAACCGCTTGTGAGCAAACAAATCATGAATGATAAAATACAGTACGCCATAAATAGCTATACCTGCCCCAATTCCAAAACCAGGTGAAACAAACAATTCATTTGCCCCATCTACCATCAACCAAATAGAAATTCCAGCAAAAAACACTGAAAAGATATCATTCAGTTCAAACAGTTCATGATTGGGTTTGTGATGTGATTCATGGATGTTCCAGAGAATACCGTGAAATAACCATCGGTGCACACAGTATGAAATAACCTCCATGCCGGCAAAGCCC is a window encoding:
- a CDS encoding tetratricopeptide repeat protein, yielding MIESKINKELERKIDLYVNGRLDAEQTDELWAELIQDEYYMDYMKSVANLKAVIDRKQSAKPSSKVYSFRKVAQYSAAAAVILIASVIGVLNLNTNGDFSVSPIAQIGLDVVRDAEGVSATVTSDIIRRAIRMATDGEVQEAISLLEAELEETTDPQLKAEIALSLGSIQYNTGNYISSIENFEIVTAQENIDVLTLEKGYWFLGNTYFQLDRLEEAEQAFKNAYELNGAYSRVAKTYVDALENVR
- a CDS encoding TlpA disulfide reductase family protein; translated protein: MPVLVIIFASCNQNNTTIKGSIDYVGDTHIVLQQQPVHYKYSPIQRDTLNVTDQGEFSFTTSLGSQQIRTLQINDESYPLVLEPKVNLDLVINRADFPQGVKVEGYLENWDTRYNNYLSETEEIESQIPIEEEKIKVGQENNLLELSKRKYKIAENYLKSTPLRDYYLKAIGEYLVFKIRAIEYNQRFYEGFNADSARKEVFNEAYSLNFFTLKSLKAQRAGIRDFAHYYARTFGIYDSVKKEYGQDLSEYDIKRLAYEELNEKRLEVLSHIENRDALAHAKMYLVAERIGEQDLETATPSYEAYLEEFSDYPEYTNFLGYFYREIKSVSPGQPAVPFSLPDIDGDIHTMKDYRGKFVLLDFWAGWCQPCLEEFSYMKDIYSNYSRDELEIIGISNEVDSLVWVQDIQRFELPWIQLYGGNGFNEETFKAYKGGGIPFYVLVDPDGRISRYNDVRPSFNFTSVLDSLLSDYNKQLN
- a CDS encoding glycoside hydrolase family 3 N-terminal domain-containing protein, whose product is MNRILIILFILISVAGCQKKEQPSEEIIESKKLGQMLIVGFRGTEVSPDHPVIKNLKELNVGGVILYDYDHTLKTFDRNIESQDQLLKLSSDLISNASTPPIIAVHQDGGPQAPLSKLYNDSGKFSEGFLQDSASTVSYYRKFAQEFMVLGLNTNFNPRLDLQTPTNQAPTPGIISSDPQLAIEQANYILDEFDKERMFSVPKYFPGYSSDYQPTDSADDITGVWSEDFLTPYRSLLASERDIWGIMTAHSFNANIDTTWPGTMSEKTISGLLRDSLGFDGVVISDDLQKPIITSKYDLETAIQQSINAGVDILVLGNNHTYDENIAERAISIIQKLLREGEIEKERVQESLARIDSLKTNVIADLCTCFNF
- a CDS encoding HD domain-containing protein; this encodes MNKSDILSRTEDYVRQKLEGEGTGHDWWHIHRVRSTAIQLGKKEDADPFIVELAALLHDIADHKFHNGNEEIGPETARKWLRQLEVKDSAILHICDIIRDISYKGSEVETPMKTIEGKVVQDADRLDALGAIGIARAFAYGGHKGRELYNPEIAPESHASFEEYKKSTGPTINHFYEKLFLLKDRMNTEAGRKEAEKRHQFMKEFINQFLSEWDGSFE
- a CDS encoding prolyl oligopeptidase family serine peptidase, whose protein sequence is MYSLKNRLFLFVIAALVFPSLATAQGVLSFEDVMKFEDIGSIELSGNGNWVAYEVWPDRGDGRVDVKSTNGRNTYSITLGASPKITPNGSWVAAFRKVPLAEELKAKKNKPRQGLSLLSTNDGSITEFDSVQSFTFSEDGSWLAIQRYQSKEVEDLKSKNKKLGSEVTLRNVESGIEFSLAFVHEMAFDSLSNYLAYSIVDTSDQENGLYVFDLNDRESKPVDVSKSGYYSNLTWDHDLQKLAFTKATYDTSFVESNASIHIWNAESANVSTILRADEGNEGFALRSNNSLTFTHDGDRLFFGFMDAEMAALDTRKDDAKNDEVDIYDVNDIVEGRGLDIWHGDDPRIKTHEKVSWNSTKNHLYMAVYHLDKEEWVQLADHEMPEINIANNPNVVLGSSQVPYMKEMTWEGFFNDWYYVDLETGERTLIGKKLSEGVNLSPAGKFAAFYENKNWYLWNIETGTSRNITSNLDVPFYNEDHDYPSRVPDYGVAGWIEGDRAVMIYDKYDIWRFPTDFSDPTNITDGAGREAKRIFRIERMNKDWGEPYADNEELLLTSYHHLNKNFGFYSAKANRSGVSRLLEEDKKFTFVEKAEEANTVLYKREAYDEFPNIWVSNNWQFKRTNKLTNLHEDLHKKWNWGKAELIDWLSLDGKFIQGIVIKPDNYDPNKRYPIMTYYYRFFTDRLHDFNEPKTNHRPVFAQYVSDEYVVFLPDIRFEIGRPGFAATKSLVPGIQKLIEMGIADEDKLGLHGHSWSGYQTAFMVTQTDIFDAAVSGAPVSNMTSAYSGIRWGSGLARQFQYERTQSRIGQSLVDAPEKYIENSPVFFADKITTPMLIMHGDADGAVPWYQSIEMYLAMRRFNKDVVFLQYHDEPHHPQKFSNKLDYAIRMKEYFDYYLKGVGEPEWITEGEAYIGD
- a CDS encoding DinB family protein produces the protein MKNSDYTYNYLVNAFAGAKETAEELVHDVDDQVFLRKPAEDKWCMGEILSHLIQAGNEYLPQIKKGLNKPHENLAAGGEPFTPNFLFRWFIYFVSPEYQRPVPTVKPFEPINAVDINRQKILADFLKLQDEFIHILKQAKLEQLDLDRIKTRNPIIKFVPMSLTACFAIQEAHQRRHFEQMKELKKRFGSV
- a CDS encoding sterol desaturase family protein, which gives rise to MDWLYLIGFILLGFAGMEVISYCVHRWLFHGILWNIHESHHKPNHELFELNDIFSVFFAGISIWLMVDGANELFVSPGFGIGAGIAIYGVLYFIIHDLFAHKRFVPFSSDNTIMKLIRRAHQRHHQSVGKQGHEPYGLFLFPYDEYPERERKRDR